The stretch of DNA tagctgtgatcaatgtgggaggagTTTTACACTGTCAAGCTacctgatagtgcaccagagaacacacacaggagagaaaccttatagctgtactcaatgtgggaagtgTTTTGTTGTATCTTGCAATCTAatgatacaccagagaacacacacaggagagaaaccatatagctgtgatcaatgtgggaagagttttactcagtcaagggcgctgatagtacatctgagaacacacacaggagagaaatcaccatataggtgtactcaatgtgggaagagttttactcagtcaagcgccctgatagtacatctgagaacacacacaggagagaaaccttacgacTGCTCTGACTGCGGAAAGACTTTTGTTAGTTTAAGAgctttaaaatcacaccagagaacacacacaggagagaaaccttatggcTGTAATCAATGTGtcaagagttttactcagtcaagcggcctggtagtacaccagagaacacacacaggagcgaaaccgtatagctgtactcaatgtgggaagagttttattcAGTCAAGCGCgctgatagtacatctgagaacacacacaggagagaaatcttacgactgctctgactgtggaaagacttTTGTTAGTTTAAGAgctttaaaatcacaccagagaacacacacaggagagaaatcaccatatagctgtactcaatgtgggaagagttttactcagtcatgctccctgatagtgcaccagagaacacacacaggaaataaaccttttagctgtgatcaatgtgggaagagttttggtaCATCTGTGTATCTGacgatacaccagagaacacacacaggagagaaaccttatggcTGTAATCAATGTGtcaagagttttactcagtcaagcggcctggtagtacaccagagaacacacacaggagagaaaccgtatagctgtactcaatgtgggaagagttttactcagtcaagcgcgctgatagtacatctgagaacacacacaggagagaaaccttacgacTGCTCTGACTGCGGAAAGACTTTTGTTAGTTTAAGAgctttaaaatcacaccagagaacacacacaggagagaaatcaccatatagctgtactcaatgtgggaagagttttactcggtcaacctccctgatagtgcaccagagaacacacacaggagagaaaccgtatagctgtactcaatgtgggaggaGTTTTATGCAGTCAAGTGGCCTTATAGTACATCTGagaactcacacaggagagaagacatatagctgtgatcatgtgacaagagatactctgataaaatatctctgatcaaacatcagaaaatacatacatgaaggagttgattcatgatatcaatgaaataatgtcacaatgtagaataTTTAAACATTGTAGTAGGAGTATTTTAATTAATAACGTCACAATGtagaatgttttaacattgtagtaggagtattttaattaataatgtcacaatgtagaatgttttaacattgtagtAGGAGTATTTTAATGAATGTCACGATGTAGAACCTTAAACGTTTCCCCCTGTTCtatttatttcagcatgataTGGATATTAGTCTCTGGAAAAAATACAGACTCTGAATTTAAACAGTATTTATGTGATTTAACAAAAAGTGACTAACAAAAAAAGAGTTGTGTTACACTTACCGcgttggcgacccacttgaatcaaaatgcaacacttctaaatgtagctagctgtttgctacaaattgtcctctgaccagtgatgtacacattattcccagattccgtgtggtgtttgagctgttagttttaacaggatgtgcaacctcatctcacccctctcctgcaattgatttcaacgtgatattgatatgagtgatgacaaataagtgttgcatttctcttcgttttggggaccctaaatgtaaatgcatccctccaaaatgtagctgactgtcttctgcaggttgtcctctaaccagtgaggtaaaagttatctcccatttccatgtgtttttttagttgtgttagtttcaacatcacatacaacctgatttcccccctaatcgatatcagtgatttattgccacttgtcaaaacaacagcgtttttggtgcttgtgcagttTAAAAGgagcttgtttaaaaaaataaaagtaataTTACTGCTATTGTGGAACATGTTTGTGTCGATAGTACATTTTTTAGGTTTAggttttcaatatatcacaaacCGTTTCTTttcatattggttattgatttggacacgttaaaacggtgttttgacattgggcagTATCCCACCGAGCAAAATGTTTTTGAAAAGAAGACTATGCCCGAAGTCCAATCTACCTTCGTTTTATTTTATACTTATTTATTTATAAGTTTACATTTGTAATTATTCCATGCATCACCATTAAGtgaattattgccaatacatattaAATGGGGTGTACATTCGGTTTTGATATTTCATAATATTTACATTTCATGTAACATTTAGTAATCATTATTATTTATGCAACCAACTGACAATTTTTTTGtacaattatattgtttataaacagtgtagtaaaaccagcttatattttgggctggatattacatcatattcttactgttttaaccaatgttatttccttagaatgctctttagtctttcagcttttattgtaattattttgttttttatcatcttatgtttgttgtgtagtaaatatttcagtgtTTATTTTCATAGTGTTTATTAGTTTTTTCCTGTGAGTCCACGGTGTTgcatccatgtctgaaatgtgctatataaataaagcttgatttgatttgaacatattgCAAAACCATTGAACCCAATGACTGACCAATCAACAGACTCTTGCAAAACCAATGaacaaatacagtaccagtcaaaagtttggacacacctgctcattcaagggtttttctttattttttactattttctacattgtagaataatagtgaagacatcgaaactatgaaataacacatatggaatcatgtagtaaccaaaaaagtgttaaacaaatatattttatatttgagattcttcaaagtagccaccctttgacttgatgacagcattgcacacttggcattctctcaaccagcttcatgaggtagtcacctggaatgcatttcaattaacaggtgtgccttgttaaacgttaatttgtggaatttctttccttaatgcattcGAGCCAATGAgtcgtgttgtgacaaggtagggtggtatacagaagatggccctatttggtaaaagaccaagtccatattatggcaataacagctcaaataagcaaagagaaacgacagtccatcattactttaagacatgaaggttagacAATATGCAACATTTcaggaactttgaaagtttcttcaagtgcagtcgcaaaaaccatcaagcgctatgatgaaactggctctcatgaggaacgtCACAGGAAAGgcagacccagagttaactctgctgcagaggataagttaattagagttatcagcctcagaaattgcagcccaaataaatgcttcacagagttcaagtaacagacacatctcaacatcaactgttcagaggggactgtgtgaatcaggccttcatggtcgaattgctgcaaagaaaccactactaaaaggacaccaataataagaagagacttgcttggaccaagaaacacgagcaatggacattagaccggtggaaatgtgtcctttggtctgatgtagatgttccaaaggtcagcatcagtggcttgtagtctgtgtgtggaagccaggagatgctaaatgtgtttatgttaattaatggtcaattaccgtgagaccgacagttatttgcatCGACgaagtcgtccccacagtgaccgtatgtacatatcccaaccagaagccatggattacaggcaacatcggcaccgagctaaaggctagagctgctgcttttcaaggagtgggacactaatccggacgcttataaggattcccgctatgccctcagatgaaccatcaaacaggcaaagcgtcaatacaggactaagactgaatcctactacaccggctctgacgctcgtcggatgtggcagggcttgcaaactattacggactacaaagggaaacccagccgcgagctgcccagtgacgcgagcctactagacgagctaaatgccttttatgctcgcttcgaggcaagcaacactgaagcatgcatgagagcaccagctgttccagatgactgtgtgatcacgctttccATAGCCGatatgagcaagacctttaaacaggtcaacattcacaaatcCGCAGGGCCAGACCGATTACCAGGActtgtactcaaagcatgcgcggaccaacaggcaagtgtcttcactgacattttcaacctctccctgaccaagtctgtaatacctagcccctgtgcccaagaaagtgaaggtaaccttcctaaatgattaccgccccatagcactcatgtcggtagccatgaagtgttttgaaaggctggtcacatCAATACTATCTtcctggaaaccctagacccactccaattcgcataccgccccaacagatccatagatgacacaatctcaatcgtacttcacactgccctttcccacctggacaaaatgaagacctatgtaagaatgacagcctatagggaagaggtcagagacctggcagtctggtgccaggacaacaacctctccctcaatgtgagcaagacaaaggagctgatcgtggactacaggaaaaggagggccgaacaggccaccatttacatcgatggggctgtagtggagcgggttgagagtttcaagttccttggtgtccacatcaccaacgaactatcatggtccaaacacaccaagacagtcgtgaagagggcaagacaacaccttttccccctcaggagaaagatttggcacgggtcctcagatcctcaaaacgttatacagctgcaccatcgagagcatcctgaccagttgcatcaccgcctggtaaggcaactgctcggcatccgaccgcaaggcgctacagagggtagtgcgtatggcccagtacatcactggggccaagcttccttccatctaggacctatatactaggcagtgtcagaagaaggcccaaaaaattgtcaaagactccagtcacccaagtcatagactgttctctctgctaccacacggcaagcggtaccggagtgccaagtctagaaccaaaaggctccttaacagcttctacccccaagccataagacggctgaacaattaatcccctccctcctttgtttttacactgctgctactcgctgtttattatctatgcatagtcactttacccctaccgacatgtacaaattacctcaactaacctgtaccccagcacattacctcggtaccggtaccccctgtatatagcctcattattacctggactaacctgtaccccggcacattacctcggtaccgtatttgacaaataacatttgatttgatttgactttaaATATTCACCATGCAATAAGAATTGTCTTGATAGAATGAAGAGGTAACTTCATGGATCATTTATCCAATGTATtgaaagctagccaatgttacagTTTGAATAGCCTAGCCAGCTACTGTAAATATCAATGTGTGTTTCATTAGCTAGCGCTCTCTCTGTCAGTTAATTGCATTTCTGAATCATGTTTTGGAATGATTATATGTCTCATTTCAAGTATCTAGCTGCAGGCTTAAAGAAACATTCCAATCATATACTTTGCACAGAAACCCAAATAAAAGCATGTATATagaaagaagtgtgtgtgtcatATCTGCTAGAATGGAGGTTTAGAAACGACAGCAGCATATTAACCAGTACATATGGCATAGCCTACACATATAGCATACCTTGCAGTACAATCTACTCTAAAAACAGTTGTACAATGTGCTGTGCAATAAGATCCCCAGAGTTTGATTtctaaacattttacatttacattttagtcatttagcagacgctcttatccagagagacttacagtagtgagtcatttagcagacgctcttatccagagagacttacagtagtgagtcatttagcagacgctcttatcctgagacttacggtagtgagtcatttagcagacgctcttatccagagagacttacagtagtgagtcatttagcagacgctcttatcctgagacttacggtagtgagtcatttagcagacactcttatccagagacttacggtagtgagtcatttagcagacgctcttatccagagagacttacagtagtgagtcatttagcagacgctcttatccagagagacttacagtagtgagtcatttagcagacactcttatcctgagacttacggtagtgagtcatttagcagacgctcttatccagagagacttacagtagtgagtcatttagcagacgctcttatcctgagacttacagtagtgagtcatttagcagacgctcttatccagagagacttacggtagtgagtcatttagcagacgctcttatccagagagacttacagtagtgagtcatttagcagacgctcttatcctgagacttgcagtagtgagtcatttagcagacgctcttatccagagacttacagtagtgagtcatttagcagacgctcttatccagagagacttacagtactgagtcatttagcagacgctcttatcctgagacttacggtagtgagtcatttagcagacgctcttatccagagagacttacagtagtgagtcatttagcagacgctcttatcctgagacttacagtagtgagtcatttagcagacgctcttatccaagagacttgcagtagtgagtcatttagcagacgctcttatccagagagacttacagtagtgagtcatttagcagacactcttatcctgagagacttacagtagtgagtcatttagcagacgctcttatcctgagacttacagtagtgagtcatttagcagacgctcttatccagagagacttacggtagtgagtcatttagcagacgctcttatcctgagacttacagtagtgagtcatttagcagacgctcttatccagagagacttacagtagtgagtcatttagcagacgctcttatcctgagacttacagtagtgagtcatttagcagacactcttatccagagccatatAAGATATGTAGACTGATAAAGAGCCTGTAGGATTATAGACAAAACTGTTGGGAAATTAATGTTTGACTTTCAAATACTAAATGTTTAGTGAATGGGAGTATATTTATGTGCTTTACATGATTAACTGTCCTACTAACCTTCTAGAAGTTGACGGTGCCAAAATCTTACCAATGCATTCATTattctactaactatgactgagtgtGAGACATGTTTTCCAGAATGTACGTTTCATGCATATACATACGAACACTATCACAAATAGTGTTTCACCATTTATTGAGTACGGAGAGAAACAGCAAAGGTGTCTCAGGCAGTATGTGAAGTATCTAAATATAGTGAAACCTACC from Coregonus clupeaformis isolate EN_2021a unplaced genomic scaffold, ASM2061545v1 scaf2616, whole genome shotgun sequence encodes:
- the LOC123488954 gene encoding zinc finger protein 180-like, producing MGWGTAQSSALIVHLRTHTGEKPYDCSDCGKTFVSLRALKSHQRTHTGEKSPYSCTQCGKSFTQSCSLIVHQRTHTGNKPFSCDQCGKSFGTSVYLTIHQRTHTGEKPYGCNQCVKSFTQSSGLVVHQRTHTGEKPYSCTQCGKSFTQSSALIVHLRTHTGEKPYDCSDCGKTFVSLRALKSHQRTHTGEKSPYSCTQCGKSFTRSTSLIVHQRTHTGEKPYSCTQCGRSFMQSSGLIVHLRTHTGEKTYSCDHVTRDTLIKYL